The region TTGTCACAGTTCTAAGCAGTTATCTAGCAGACAACCGTGCGCAACCCTGCATCTTTGTTTTACAGATTTCGCAACACAGAACTAGATGTAAAATCTTATCAGATACTGTATAGTGTTTCTGTAAATTGTTAATGTTTATATCCACTGCATCAGGACATGAATAACTTCCAGGTTGTAAATAGGCATGGTGTTAAAATAGCTTTAGTTTACAGCTCCACACAAGATTCCTCTGCTgccaaaacacaaagacaagCAGTTGTGCACTTTGAATATTCCTCAACTCAAGAACTCTTAAGTTTAACCTCAAACATAAAACTTTGAAGTTTCTCCAGATTTAAATTCTGAAGATTTGAGAAAACAGGCCGTCGTCCAGCACCTGTTGGTCTCAAAGTGTAGAAACTTGAGGAGAAATCTGATACCATACAAACGCTGAGTAAATTGTAGGTGAATTATCAAGCTCACGGCCAGTTTGGTATAACTGTTCAGATCTGAGTATTATTGATAAGTTTAAAGGAACCAAAGGTGAACTATTCAGAGTATTACAGGCCCTTTCCACAAAATTAGACTATCATGAAAAAGTTGATTCATTTCCATAATTCCATTATAAAAGATACATTTTCATAGATTATAGATTCAGGGATTGTAAGTATTTATGTTGACATATTTTGGGCTTTCGGCTCAaaagaaacaatgaaaacaggaaTTCCCAAAAATTTGAATACCGTCAAGAAATCCCCATTTACTTCTGCTTTAGCAGGAAGCAGAGGTTACCAACGCCTGCACCCCAAATCATGACTTGACCTCATGCTGCTTGGGTTCTGTTCCTCACCCCCTTTGACCTTCATTCCCAAATGTAAGGCACTTTTTATTCAGAAGGACCCTGGACCAGTGGCCAACAGCCCATTCCTTCTCCTTGGCCCAGTTCCGACGCTTCCCCCATTGGCCCACAAGGGGCTTGTCCCGAGGAACCCGACAGGTGTAGCCCACCTCCCGGATGTGTCTGAATCTGGTGGTTTTCCCCTATTTTCTGGATCTCTACCAGGTTCTTGAAACTTTTGATCATCCACTGAAGCCCAGATGATTAGTGCGACACCCAGTTTTAAAACAGCCATGCCCTGCAAAACCTGGCCTGAAAATTTTTTTGACTTCCTATTTTGTGGGTTTTATGACCTGGAAGACCAattatgtaaaaaataaaacatatgaaATCATTTGAATTGTGGGCCCTGAATCCATACTCTAGTCAAGTTTAACTTTTAATGGAATTATGGAAATAAACTTTTCTATGATATTCTAATTGTCTTCCTCATCCATATGCGTCGCTTTTATCGACCCCTAATGGGTGTTTCCAGTTCCTATGAGCTCATCTGTTTAAATACAACAACTTGCTGCTTTTTGATTTCAAGATGTCTTTATTAATGCTTCCAGTTCGACTGCAGGACTTCTCCAGTCGATCTAATCTGCTCCCTCCAACTGCAGCAAGGCAGGGACGACCAAAGTCTTCTGGACGGCGTCTCAAATCTGAATGTGAAAAGGAAGGAAGTTAGTCTGCCGTCTGCTTCCTACTGTATGGAAACGTGGTCTCACAATGTTCAGAAAACCAAATATCACCACTGAACAATCTGACGGTAATTCCAGCATTTTCAGTTTAGATTTCATCACGACATTGGACCACAAAACATGTAAAAGGACATGTTAACTACCTTCAGTCAGACGGTCTTCAGGGTACTGGAGCAACATTTAAAcacctggaaagaaaaaaaggatcagaggaggaagatgtaCCAAGGAACTATCCAATGTTGTTTGAAAGCCTCAGAAAAGTGGATGAGAAATCGTCAGTTGTCGCATCTGACGGCACTTCCTATTCCAGGATTTCATCATTGACAAGgcttaaattattttaaattaagttGGTATTTTATGTTCACGCAACAGAGCACACAAAAGTTACCAAAATCAAGGACAAGCTGGACCTACCTGCACGAGGATAATCTGACTGTCGGCTCACCCATGAACATGTTACGCTGCAGAAAGATTCAGGGAAAAAGATTAAAATCTTAAAGATGATCAGATCCAAACTGCTGGTGCTTAGCTAACTTACCATTTCAGGCTCTGTACGTTTCCATTTCTGACCACACACCCAGAAGAGTCATCAGAAGAGTCAATACTCTGCCTTTagaggaaaagcaaaaacactGTAGATTATCACATTACGACAGGAAAATTGCAGCAAATAGCATTTTATGTTCAGAAAACCGAGAATCACCACTAAACAATCTGCCGGTAATTCCAGCTATTTCAGTTTATATTTCATCAGTACATTTAAGGCCACATGTTGTAAATTTGTATTTATTAAACCAACCTGATACCAAGAAGCCAGTCATTCCAGATAGCCACTCCTAAAAAGAAAGGAACAACTTAAAATGGTGAAATACATAACCTGCAGTGAACAATAAAAATCCAAGCCTCAGATAAGTTAAGTATTAAACATCGTCAGTTATCGCATCAGACGGCACTTCCCATTCAGTTTTCATCATTGGCAATAGTAATTAAAATCATGTGTTGTTCAACCACCCACCTTTGGATAAAATGGCAAGATTCCCAGATGGTTTTCGTGGCACGTCACCAGGAGGTCGGCATATTGGAAACACTCTGTACCACTAACAGAACTTGGCAATTACTGTTGCCATGTTTTGGCCCAAAATTATTTAGACTAACATTTAAGTTTTAAAGACTGCCAAAAGTGGTTATTTAATATTCACTAAATGCCATCCAAAACTTCAGGATTTTAAACAAAGCTGTTGATTATAGAATCCATCTTCAAGAGCTTTTCTAAATCCACCAAGGTGCATAAACTATAGTCAAGTGTTAGAGTACGTCCAATATAGCCGAACATCCGGGTTACTGCCCAAAACGTGACGTAGGCGGAAAACCACTCTGCCGGCCAGGAGCACATGGACACAACCAGTTTAAATCCATCTGCGGAAAAAAAGCCCAATGAGTGTCATGCGAACAACTTGTGCAATATGCACAGAAACCATAGGTATAATACGAATGACGATTATAATACAGACCATATAAAATATACGTTTTTTAAGTTTGACTGCAATAAGAGAGCGTGAAGCCACACAAAAGATTTTGCAAAAGAAATCAGATTCAAAGCCAGCATCCATTATATACACATTTGTCGGGAGTAGAAAATCTTACCTATGCTCCGTAATGTTCTTCCAATACCACGTGGCTGCAAAAGTCTCGTCTATGTTACCATGTTTCAGTTAACGCTCAACAATTTCACGTTTCAGTAACGGCTTGCTGTAGGGGTGCGTGCCATACTTTGATTAAATATCCAATTCATCAAATATAACACTCGTGAACGCCACCGACAACATCCCACCTCCATTTCAAGGAACCAAGAGAGACCGCGCTCAAGTTAGCCAGCTTTTTATACGTTGATGTCGCAGGAATACGACGTCACTTTGTCTCGCATATCTGAATACGGCCTTTTTCGCCCCCTGCTGTAGGAGAATGTAAATcgctatttctttttttccgtTTCAAAATGTTGTAAACATTATCCACATTTTGCTTACAGTAAACCATACGATGCAACTGCTATAAATAACGGTAACGCTGCTCAATCATTTAACTACAAACCTAACGTTTAACCAATTATTACTCTTCACATCGCTCCAGTCGTCGAATTTATGGATGTCAGAATTTCTGCTACCACCAGGTGACGCTAACTGACAGGCGAGACGCTGGTTTTCTAATTGGATGAACTTTTATTAGCGGAATGTTGGTCTCAGGGTGGTTCCGTCCGTTCATCTGAAGCTGTTTTCTTGGCAGACTTTGGACATCCCATCTCCGGGGTCGGAACACATTCCAACATATTTCCTGCACTTTCAGGTAACTTTGGAAAACTTTACTGTTTTATTGTGGACAGATTCATTGTGTTCTGTACCTTTTTGTGGTTCCTGCATCCTTCAGAAAGTATTTGAGAACAAAAAGATGTTTTAACCGTCAGAATGCAGCTTCTGATACCCCTGCAAGTTCAATCGAACAGCGATCCTCTGAGAGCTGTTTTAATTTGTGTCTTTCAGGGAAAgctgaaaatattaatattaactgTGCGCTTGCTTTgagcgtgtgcgcgtgcacatTATTGTGTTTTATGCGCGTGTTCGTGCGTCAGTGACCAATCGGTGAACCAACATGTTGCCTCCTGTGAAGAACGATCGGATAATTACACGCTTCCCAAAGGTTAgtatcgctctctctctctctctctctctctctctctctctctctctctctctctctcctctctctctctctctctctctctctctctcacacacacacacacacacacacacacacacacacacacacacacctttcaaaCAGACCCAAATGCTTTTAAACATCCACAGTCTTCTCCTGACTTAAACTTAGTTTAATTGCTGTCACATGTATTTATTCTAGTGTTTGATTTTCCCCTCCCAGTGTTTTAGTCCAAATGCAGCACTGCAGACCAAAGACAGCTTCCACCCGCAGGTGAAGGCTTTGTGTCAGACGCAGAAGTCAGCAACAGTGAAGTAAGACCTTACACACAGACGAAGCTCTAAAAGAAGTCTTGATTTAAAAAGTCTGACATTATGAACTCCCCTAAGTTTCTATTGTCTCTTTTACCAGCTGCAACATCGCCAAAGTCATAGTGGTTGGAGATGTTGCTGTTGGGAAAACCTGTCTGATCAGCAGGTGAGACGCGCTgttagcgccccctgctgcatATTTTGTGACATTGCACGTTAATGAGTGACCCCCCCTCAGAACTAACACTGCTGGCATGACTGGATGCGTATCGAgtataaaataaagacaggtCTCGGCTGGATTCAGATCTTCATCTGGTAAAAACAGGAGTCAAGATGTAATTTGTTTCCATCATGATGATGAACAAACCCAGCATAGACAACATGGTGCAGTCGTGCTGTATCCAGGAGGTCTCTGACCCTTAGAGAAGCTTTTCAGCAGCTGAAATGATTAATTTCTCTTATAAGCcattgttttgtgtttgggaGGTTTTGTAAAGGCTTTTTTGATAAGAACTACAAAGCAACCATCGGGGTGGATTTCGAGATGGAACGCTTCGAGGTGCTTGGCGTTCCCTTCAGCGTACAGCTGTGAGTACTGCGGCATAAACACGATGACTAAAAATGAGTGAAATCATGTAATTACTTCTGTGGAGCACAAACAAGCATTGTTTAAGATGCAAGTATATTTtcccttggtgtgtgtgtgtgtgtgtgtgtgtgtgtgtgtgtcctgaccagCTAAAGCTCAGATCTGCCCTCTTTCAGGTGGGACACGGCAGGTCAGGAGCGCTTTAAGTGCATCGCTTCCACGTACTACAGAGGAGCGCAGGGTGATTCAGAATCTGTGTGTGCTTAAACGTTGGCGTGCAGCCTGGTCTCATTGTGGTCTCTGCGTGTTTGCAGCCATCATCGTGGTGTTTGACCTGAGCAGCGTGACCTCGCTGACACACGCCAGGTACTCACACCCCCTGCATTCAGTTACAATCGTCATGGTTACAAATgcataactgtgtgtgtgtgtgtgtgtgttcgtttaGGCAGTGGCTGGAGGACGCCatgaaggaaaacgacccttctAGTGTTCTACTCTTTCTTGTGGGGACCAAGAGGGACCTCACTGTGGGTGAAACTTCTCTGGTTTCACAGTGTTTCTCAATGCAGGAGACTGATCAATGCTAATAAAGCAAGTGAAAGGTTGAGGTGTGACCGTGTCCTCTGCTCAGACTGCAGATCAGCTGTACCAGACCGAGCAGGAGGCCATCAGGCTGTCGGAGGAGATCAAAGCGGAGTACTGGGCTGTGTCCGCCAAGTCAGGTGGGAGGTCAGCCGGGGGGATGTCACGCCCCAGAACCTGCTCCCAgaaccttcacctcctcctctccccctgaTGTTCCAGGTGACGGCGTCAGGGATTTCTTCTTCCGCGTGGCGTCTCTGACCTTTGAGGCCGTCGTGCTGTCCGAACTCGAGAACAGCGGCTCGAAGCACGTCAGCGACATCGTCAGTGAGTCGGATTCCCAACGTTTCAGGATATAATAAACCAAGTGTTTATGGTCATTAAACTGAAGGTGTGTTTTAAACTCTGTGTCCACAGAACTCACAGACGCCAGCGAGGGCGCCGAGCGGCTGTCCAAGAAGAAACCCAACTGCTGCAGATGATGAGGCCCGAACCAGCGAGGCCACAGAACCAGGACTCATTCGGAATGTGGCGGAGCAAATCCCACTGATGCGGCAGATGCGCGGCGTGTTAAAATATCTTTACTGAGGCGTAACCAAACATCTGCATGCAGATGTTGAGAGCTCCGAAACAATAAAGCTCTGTGGTTCACTTCCGCTCTGTTGAATGGGCTTCTGTCCGTCTGCCCCGGGCAACATTTTTGTCCCATTATTGGAGACAACATCAACAAGAACGAATGCCTTCTCCCCGgcttcttcctcatctcctgtCATGTGCCTGTGGTGCTAATTTGATGCGTGCGGCGGCTCCCATGACCGGCGACGCGGCTGCGCGAGCAGAGCCGGAGACGAAAACAGGAAGCggttgcaatttagaattttaaGTCTAAGAAAACATCGATAATTAGATCCCCGTTGTAATAAAGAGCACCTGAAGCGGAGGATGATCCCCAGCTGACGACACGAGAGCAGGCAAAAGTGATTTCCGGTCACGCCTAATTTACTGAATTAGCAGGAAGAAGACTCCAGGTAGGGTCTGAACACTTTTATTAAAGGGATCACAGGTAGAAAATGCATCAACAGTGCCAGCAGCCTCATTCCTCCTCTGCAATGTGGAAGAACGCCCACGGCTTCACTGAGAAAAGACAACTAGCAGTCAGGGAAAAAGggaatcttttttaaaaaaaaacaacaccaccATGATGAGTTTCCACACCAGAGTAACGCAGTCGCCCGTGTGTGCGGTAGCAGAGGCACCACCCTccaaaagcagccaaatgcgtGACAGGTAGGAGTGATCATGATCTTTTTATTCTAGTTAAACAGCCGCGTGCAGGTGGGAATAATATACAGCTTGAGGAATATGTACATAATAGAAAGTCAGTCTGATCATCAACCGTCTGCTGCTAGTGTTATTGACAAGAAACGACCACAAACTGAATCGCTGATACTGCCTGGAGAAGAAAAACGCTCGCTGGGGCGCTCGGAGCAAACCAGACCGGCGCCCCTTTCGCTAAAATCCAAATACTGAGAGACGGGACGGCGACTCGCGAGGCGCAGCGGAAACATCCACACCACCGTGCGACCATCTCCTCAAAGGCTGCACACGAaggtcacaacacacacacacacacacaggcggctATCTACAGGCAGCAACACACACGGCGCCGGTTGTGTCCCACCGAGACGTCGGCCTCGTCCCACCGCGCGTTGGCGTTGACAAAAGCGCGGAGCGGATGTTTTGGAGttcacaaaaaaaagggaaaacattttatttagttCAATGCATTCCATACAGAAATTAAATATCCTGACCGGCTTGGCGAAAGCGCCCTTTGGCAACCGCTCGCAACACTCTCCCGACCATAAATCGGGTCGTATAAACCCTCAAACGTGCCCCACGGACACCATTCGTGGATCCAAATAAAATCAATCGCAAAAATAATGGTGATGGGACGGCGTCCCTGTAGGTCCATATCCTTTAGGAGACCGCCATCTTTACTATTGTACTGCCTTTCTGAGTGACATAAACTGCTTCATTTTGACAATATAAAATACTTTAATGTAGCCAGGAgaggctgggggtggggtggggtggggtggggtatGTTGATAGAAAGCAAAGTAGGAGCGGCGGCGAAGTTGGCTGTGCCGAGCGGCTCCTACGAGGATGAACGTGTCGGTGGACTGTGGGCAAAACGGGAAAAGAGGGGGCGTTTGTCCAGATGTGGCAGTGTGGAGGATGAGCCAGGGATGGGGGGCCTAGAGCGTCCCCCCTTCTGGGTCCTATCGGTCCATTTCGTCGAGTAGCGGCGTCGCGTCTCCAGCGATGGACATGGGCGTGCTCTCGATCATGGGACTGGGCGACGGCCGCGGGGTCATCCTCGGCGTTTTCTTGCGTCCCTCCGCTTCTTTCTCCTTCAGCCACTGCTCGGCCATCTTGCCCCAGTCCACAGCAGAAGAGTTGCTGCCGCTGGGTCTGTGGGACGGAGAGAGGAGGCGCTTTAGGCAACGCAGGAGAGATCAAGTGCAGTcgagcgccatctagtggcgtcTTAGTTAAACAGCAAAGTGACTGACTGGACGCTATAAGCAGCTTTCATGATTGGATTATATCATTCTGCCGCTCTTTCACTCACTTGgacgactgctgctgctgctgctgctgctgctgctgctgctgctgctgctgcggcgtcCGTCCTCTGGAGGACGTGGAGGATGATGGCGTGCCGGAGGCGTGGCTGTGATGGCTGCTGTGATGGCCGTGGTGCGAAACGTGGCTCCCGTGTGCGTGACTGTGCGAGTGCGAGGACTGCGGCGTAGCGCCGGGATACTGCGGCGTTCCCAGGGCCTGCTGGCTCGGTGTGGTGTAAGAGTAGCTGGGGGTCATCATGGGCGTGGCCATGGGCTGTTGAGGTGTAGCGAAGACCTGCGGACGCACCAAAGTTCAACTTCTCCCACCTCCGAAAAAAGCTTTCTTAAAACAAGAATGGTCATTTAACACCCACGTGATAAGCAGAGGAGCTTCCGCCTCCCCCAGTGCTCCCACTGTAGCCGTACTGACTGGAGCCCCACTGCGCAGGCGTGGTGTTGGGGTTCTGTCCCTGGCCAGTGACGGCAGCGATGGCGTTAAACATCTGAGAGGTCATGTTGCGTGGAAGTGCATTAACGGCACGTGTCAAGTCTGGAAAAAGGGGAAGAGGTGGTAAAACTTCGATAAACGCCACTGGAAAATAGAAACCGTGTCCAAGGGGCCAAACCCGCTCACCTGCGATGTTAATGTTAGCTGGGGTGGCGTTCAGAGACGCAGGCGTCCTGGTTCGACTGCTGTTGCTGGGAGTGATGCCTTCGGGAGTGGAGAggtgttattttatttctcgATACACCGAGTGAGGTAATGTACACCAAGAGCTATATTCTGTACCTGGCACCGGCTCGTGGTAATGGTCCTTAAACCAGCGGAAGAGTCCGTTCACTGTGGGGAATATCTGAGACCGGTAACGAAAGCCATCGGGAGTGATGGTCACGTACTCCACCCTACAGGTAAGAATAATACAACGATGCGTTAAAGGAACGGGAACATCTGAAGCAATGGTGTGAGAACCATATGCAGTGGAAATGGGTTTAAATAacacatgacctttgacccttcagTAATGTCACACCCTCGCCCTAAATGAACAGCTGCCATTTAAATCAGCTTCCTGTCCAACAGCCCCTCTTATCGTCCACATTTCTAACGGGAGCATCTCCACAGAGATTAAATATTATGCTCACCGTGGTTTTCCACGAGGCTGATAGCCGAGCAGGAACTTTCCTGGCAGATCTTTGCAGGCTGAAACAAAGTAGGGAATGAAAGTGGGCTTCTCTCGCTTCGTCCtgaccagcagctcctccatcttctaccagagacacaaaaacaacaccGGATTGTGGCAAACCCCCAAAAATATTTGCAAAAGTTGCGCCCAAGTCTGGGTTCATACCTCTTTGCTCCCCCCGCTGCACTCCTGAAAGTACTTGTGTCCCAGCAGATCCCGGGCGAAAGACGCCATCGGCTGAATGTACCGAGCTGTGATTTCATCCAAATCTTCAAACTCCTGCAGGGGAGAACCAGGATGTGATGGGAAAGGGCTTCTCGCCTCGAGGGCTTGCTAACGAGGACGGTGAAAACGTTTCAAGTCTTACTTCAGTATTGATCCACAGCGTGTGCCCTAAGCTGAAGGCGTTCTCTTTGCCTTCTTCCTTCACATCCACATGTTGGTAAATGCCATCAGCCACCTAAAAACATGCAATATCCTATTATATACATTCTGCCACATTTTTGGGTTTCAACATTCATCTAATAATCTGTGCTGCTGATTTTCTTACTTTCCAGGTGACGGTCAGGTGATTCTCCCCCTTGCTGCTGGGTCGGATGATCAGGTCTCCCTGATCCAAggtctccatcatcttctcagCCTGGTTAAAGCTGATGTTGTGGAAGTTGGGGTGGGCGAT is a window of Takifugu flavidus isolate HTHZ2018 chromosome 14, ASM371156v2, whole genome shotgun sequence DNA encoding:
- the rab34b gene encoding ras-related protein Rab-34 yields the protein MLPPVKNDRIITRFPKCFSPNAALQTKDSFHPQVKALCQTQKSATVNCNIAKVIVVGDVAVGKTCLISRFCKGFFDKNYKATIGVDFEMERFEVLGVPFSVQLWDTAGQERFKCIASTYYRGAQAIIVVFDLSSVTSLTHARQWLEDAMKENDPSSVLLFLVGTKRDLTTADQLYQTEQEAIRLSEEIKAEYWAVSAKSGDGVRDFFFRVASLTFEAVVLSELENSGSKHVSDIVKLTDASEGAERLSKKKPNCCR